GACAAAGAAGGGAGCTTTAATGAGTGTCTGGGAGAGAACAGACGAGGTTCTGCCCATCAATTAGGACTGCTTAGACTAGTGGCCTTTGAAGTGTACTGGACTCCAAGTCCCAGCATGCTCTATGGCATAGACCAGGGGTGGAGGACGGGAGGCCTCCTGAGGTAATACATCACCACACCTCAGAATACAGATTAGAATGGAATGAGATTCTATTTCTCTGATCATTTCAACCTAACACCAACCACTCTTCCACCATCTCTTCTTCTTTCCTTCGCTTAGACAGTAGCTTCTGTTAGAAATCATTTTGCTAGAACTTCCAACTGCAGGAGCCTGTTCATGTCTCCTGTATCTTGCTCTTCAACCCAACCCAATACTGGGTGTTTTTGCTTCCCAGGCAGGTCTAGCTCCCCATCTAGACTAGTGGCCATGTACTGTATGAAACAAACAATTCATATCAACTCTCACATAAAACACATTCTAAAACATAAATTATTGCTTCTCCATCAACTCAAATAACTCCAAGCAAATGATCAGAATTTTTGCTCGCATTACCGCCTAGCATTACCGCTAACGATACTAACGATAGAAAGCATACGGGATACTGCGTGTTCATGTCTTCAACCACGAAACAACGTCTAGTCCCCTTAGGACAACTCATCTCACTTGGATGGATTTTTGCCACGGAGGGCTACTGAGAGAGGGGacaagagagaaaagggggataGAAAGCGAGAGAGCAAACAAGTgagaagagagctagagagagagagacagaccgagagagaaacGCGAAagacgggagagagaaagacaataattGTTTTGAGTCAGAAAACACATTTCAAAAAGGCTCCAAACAGCCTGCATGTGAAATCGGATAGCAACTAATAAAGTGCATCTCTTCACAACAATAAATAATGCATCAAGAGGAAACATGAAACAGAGAAACTTGTTTGATCCTCAGAAAGACGGAGAAAAGGGTTTATTAACGGACGTCAGTGCGTTGCATTCATGTCATGGAGGAGCGCTCGTACCAGGCCTCATTTAAAGTCAATATCTGAAGAACTTCTCCGCAACTTTGCCGACGTGTGGTCCGGATGAATATTATGTGAAATAAGTTGAATGCATTTGTGTGAAATCGATAGTGTCGGACTATAGTTGGTTGGTGAACGTGCTGTCGTGTTTGGAAGTGTCCTGAAAACTGTTCAAGTGCGGTCCTGGCTCGTCCTGAGGCAATGAAGAAATGCATTTTCCATCTATTTTTCCTTGCTATGGTGTGATACGTAAACAGAGACAAATTCTTACaacaccaacccccccccccccccccccaccccccctctcggTCTCCCTCCATTCAGTAACCAATGGAAACCCTTGTGACTCCACCTACAGTCGGCCTCTGCAGTTCTTTCATGTCCTGCCTCGCTGCCCCAGTGGGGAAGGAGAGTCAGTTCTCATGACTCAGTACAATCAAACGGCCGCCCccgcgagggggggggggggggggggggatagttcTGACCACCGGCTGACGGCCAAGGACAGAGGATCAAACTAACCGCATAGCGAGGCAAgagcagcagggggggggggggggggcaatgcaaagcGGTTTGGGTAAACGGGACAGGGTTGCACTGTGGCTGGCTTGCAGTCGACTGTATGGTTTTAATATGAATCACTGGATAGGAAGGTAGAGTTCAGTTTTGTAgtagaaatgtatatttttggAGCTGACTTGTGTTGTctgttgacagtgtgtgtgtggtgtagcaATGAGTTTGGTGTGTATGTGGTGTAGCAATGAGTTTGGTGTGTATGTGGTGTAGCAATGCGTTTGGTGTGTTTTTAGTATGTGGTGTAGCAATGGGTTTGGTGtgtatttagtgtgtgtgtggtgtagcaATGGGTTTGGTgtgtttttagtgtgtgtgtggtgtagcaATGGGTTTGGTgtgtttttagtgtgtgtgtggtgtagcaATGGGTTTGGTgtgtttttagtgtgtgtgtggtgtagcaATGGGTTTGGTGTGATTTTAGTGTGTGGTGTAGCAATGGGTTTGGTgtgtttttagtgtgtgtgtggtgtagcaATGGGTTTGGTGTGTTTTTAGTGTGTGGTGTAGCAATGGGTTTGGTgtgtttttagtgtgtgtgtggtgtagcaATGGGTTTGGTGTGTTTTTAGTGTGTGGTGTAGCAATGGGTTTGGTGTGTTtttagtgtgtgtggtgtagcaATGCGTTTGGTGTGTTTTTAGTGTGTGGTGTAGCAATGGGTTTGGTGtgtttttaatgtgtgtgtggtgtagcaATGCGTTTGGTgtgtttttagtgtgtgtgtggtgtagcaATGGGTTTGAGTtgagtgtgtgcgcgtgcatgtttgagtttttcctgaccacttGACCTGACAGAGTATCTCACAGCTGCACAACACTGACATCATGTGACATCATTTGGAAATTGAGTTTATACTGTATTGAGTAAGATGTTGGGTCAAGTCATCTACAAAGATACAAGCAAACAGTATATTTTATTAATCGTAAAATTAGTTCTCTACAGAAAAATGATTCCGAAGAACAAATGGATAGCATTACATAGAAATACACATGACATTTAATTCACAGGCAATCAATGTTCTTGGTCTCAATTTGCTTTGTCATGCATAGCGTTTCAGCACTGGGCTATCTCAGATGGCAGGGAATCAGAGTTGAATTGATATGAAATCCTACTTGGTTCTAGAAAGGAAAACACACAGACATCATGAAGACTTGATGGTTAATGTTGTTTCATATAGAAAATAACCAACAAGAAAAAAATGCTTGCGCTCTAGTCTCACCTTCAAAGCATTCTGGGATCTTGAGTTTTCCATTGATGCATTGGGTTGACACTGCATAGCCACACTTCTTCTCCTCGTTCATACAATAGACCAAGACGACGTCCGCATGCGAGATTCTATTGGGCTCGAAATCCTCTATCCAAAATTTCTTTCCATTGTAAAGGATGCGTCCTCTTTTAATACCTACCTTGCAGGAAGCTGTGGAACAAAGAGTGAAATTATGATCAATAATTATAGTATTGGCTCAGGGAGCCAGGTGGATATTACTATTTAGAATTTCAAAAAACGGCAACATTCAGCTATTCAAAAACACAGATTTGACAACACCGATTTGACAGGTTACCAAATAAGTTTGGTTAAACAAAATACAAAATTGTCACAAAATCAGTGGTCCTACCCCTGCAAACTGGCTCCTTTGACCAATCCCCTGTTTTAAGACATTCAATCTCCACAGGCCCATCCAGGACATAGTCTACATTACATCCATATTTGACAGTCTCCTTGAAGCCGTACTCCCTCTTGTCAGTATTGGTCATGTAGCCGTTGCTGATGCCTGTTGGAGCTGAACAGGTCACCACTGGAAACAAACAGAGGTCAATCAGGGTTAGTGTGTGTTCAGAATACCACTTTAACTTTGTCCACAAAGCAAATCACTTGTCATTTATTACCACACGAAAAGGTGCAATttgtatttcatttcatttccCCAGAGGTATCACAGACATATCTGGCcaaaactaaaacaaacaaacgGTTACACGAGCCAATAACCATCCCCCTCAGCTTACAAAAGTTCACGAACGAAAGTTACGAATTTCTAAGGTGACATGAAGTGCTCAGCAATAAAAATAaagatgttttattgtcacatacagcGCTCCTGGAGCaagttagggttaagtgccttgctcaagggcacatcgacagatttttcaccttgttggcttGGGTATTAAAACCAACGACCAtttggctactggcccaacaccctaacccagggatgggcaactggcctCTTTGTAGGCCTGAgtaccaatatatatatatatatatatatatatatatatatatatattttaaattaataGTAAATAAcctttattttgtgtgtgtgtgtgtgtgtgtgtgggggggggggggggggggtgttgcccatccctgctctaggctacctgccgccctagcAATACAACAGATTAGAGCCTTTGACTGATAACACTGTACCTACATTTACATTCTGGTGGCTCAGTCCAGTTTCCGTCAGTGCTGCACGATCCCCTCTCACTGCCTATGAGGACAAGTGGAGGGAAACACTCATAGGTCCCCCCAAAACCAAACACAACCGTTTCGCCTGTCAACTTTCTGTCGTAGACCATTTTCCCATATTTAGGTATTGGAGGAAGACCACACGTCACCGCTAACAGAGGGGAGAGATTTCATTCACATGCTCATTAAATCACTCACATTTGATTGAAATAcgtgatattctctctctctatatatatatatatattttaaatcagaGACATACGATGTAACATATGAGTAGCATAGTCTACAGTAAAGCCATTATTCAAATCTCCGTTTTACACATCGTAGAATGCTCATCACAGTTACAGCAATACGGCCACGTTTACATTGTGCTTATAGGCTTGCACGTATCAATGTGAGTTTGTATGCATTTATCAATGTGAGATCATGTTGAATCATTAGTGCTCAGTGCCAGAGCAGCTATGTATTTCAGTGGGAGGCCTACGCGTGCACGTCGGTGGGGGATCACTCCATTGACCGTCGTACAAGCACTCAATGGTACTGGCTCCTTGCAGGGTATACCTGTAGACAACATTACCGTAATCTGTCAAATTATGtactaaaaaaaattaaataacatAAAGTACACACTATATTAGGTGTATGGGTATACAGTGATTTCAACTTTGACCTACTTCACGTGTGTTTGATACAATAACATGTTATCGACTTTGACAGCACGGAGAGGTGGCCAGTCGTCAACGAAACGCTTGAATGGAATTTGTAAATGCTATTCCCCATACCCCTCGTGGCAGGTGTAGTTGATGACACTCTGGTAGACAATGTCCACAAACTCCATGTCTCCATGGCCCAGCGCTTCTGGGAGAGAGCAACTCTTTACTGCATCAgaagtaaaaaaagaaaaaagaaaaaaagagagtcagTCAACATTGCTCAACAGTTCCATCAATACGAGCATCAACTGATCCTCATTGTAACATATATGAATCTCAACTGATAATACTTGCAATGTACTGAGTATCAATTAATAATACTTGCAATATACTGAGTATCGACTGATCATCATTGTAACATATTGAGTATCAATTGATAATACTTGCAATAATACTTGCAATATACTGAGCATCAATTGATAATACTTGCAATATAGTGAGTATCAACTGATacactgattattattattttttgagtATCAAATTATGATACATGAACAGCAATACTGTTTCAGGTCAAACTTCATAAAAGCGTCCTACTTGAGCACGTGAGTCTAGACTTGGTCCAGCCTCCGCTAGCAGTGCAGCTGATTGTGCGAGAGCCTGAGGTGGGTGTGTACCCTCGTTTACACGACAGCACCACCTCGTCTCCGGGGGAGTACACCCTCTGGAGCCCCTCCAGTTCCATACCGTCACCCAGGGGCGGGCGGCCACATTCTGAGGGGGCAGACAAGCAAAGGGACGGgtcaataaaacacacacacacacggacacacacacggacacagaaAAAAACATATAGATTAACCAAAGAAGTGCCCGTGCAACTCCCCAGACATTCAGTTGACATTTTACGTAATGTCTAGTGATAGTTTGTTGAGCATAAGAAGGTAGGTGGACTATTCAAATAAAGTGTATTTTTCCTTTCAGCTTACAGTAACTGAAAGTATTCGTCAACATGACACAAGCCCATTTGTCTCAACACACTCTGACAACATGCTCACTGAGAGTACGGAGGAATATTGAACAGGATACAGCGCAGAAACACAAAAGGCTTCTGAAATCAAGAGGTCAAAACACTGGAACACAAAATGAACAAAAAcacaaacgcaacatgtaaagtgttgttcctatgtttcatgagtctttcatatgcacaaaaatcgTATTTCTCTGAAATGTATTGcactaatttgtttacatccacgttagtgagcatttgtcctttgccaagataatccatccacctgacaggtgtggcatatcaagaagctatcattacacaggtgcaccttacgctggggacaataaaaggccactctgaaatctgcagttttgtcacacaacataatgtcacagatgtctcaagttgagggagtgtgcaattgaatgttcatttctcttccATAAGCTGCTTCCAATGTCttttttagaaaatttggcagtacatccaaccggcctcacaaccgcagaccacgtgtaaccatgtcaGCCCAGGACCGCCACAACCAGCttattcacctgcgggatcgtctgagaccagccacccggacagctgattaaATTGTGGTTTTGCACAACCAAATCATTTCCGcacaaactgtctcagggaagctcatctgcatgctcgtcgtccttACCAGGGCCTTGACCTGCAGTTCGgtatcgtaactgacttcagtgcgCAAAGGCTCACcctcgatggccactggcatgctggagaagtgtgcactTCAAaaatgaatcctggtttcaactgtaacgggcgtgtatggcgttgtgcgGGCGAGCGGTTCGCTGATGTCAACGCTGTCAGAGTggcccatggtggtggtggggttatggtatgggcaagcacAGGCTACGgataatgaacacaattgcattttatcgatgacaaTTTGAATACAAAGAGATAACGtggcgagatcctgaggcccattatcgtgccattcatcacctcatgtttcagcatgatattgcacagccccatgttgcaaagATCTGTACAAAATTCCTAGAAGCTAAAAATGCCCCAGTTCTttcatgacctgcatactcagacatgtcatccattgagcatgtttggaatgctctggatcgacatgtacgacaacatgttccagttcccgccagcAATATCCAGCAAGTTcacaaagccattgaagaggcatgggacaacactccacaggccaaaatcaacagcctgatcaactctattagAAGGAAATGGcgctgccaatatccagcaacttcacaaagccattgaagaggcgtgggacaacattccacaatcaacagcctgagcAACTGAATTCGAAGGAGATGgcgtcgcactgcatgaggcaaatggtggtcacacaagatactgactggttttctgatccacgcccataCTATCTGTGAaatgtcatgtgaaatccatagattaggacctaatgaatttatttcaattgactgatttccttatatgaactgtaactcagtttaaattgttgcatttatatttttgttcagtgtagagaCCGTAATAATAGATACTATACCTTTCTTGGTTGTCACTGGTGTATACAAGGCAAGCAGACAGATCAGCGGCAAAGACAGACTTGGTGCCATCGTCTGTGGTGTGGAGAGagcgtctctcctctctggtttcAAGGGTAAAAATCGGAATGTCGTTGGAGCTCCCAACTTTTTATGTTCGAGGTAAATTGGATAAGGGTCGATGACAACGCCGAATGAGGCAACCTCTGGCTCTTTTACTATTTACGTAATTTACCGTAAAGCACCAGACCTTTGTGAACCTTACTGTCGCCCCACCCCCATTCCTAGTACACATCACCAGTTTTCTGTAACTCTTCACCAAATCATGGTTGCCAGATCCATTTGTGGTACAATAAAGTTGACTGAAGCTATTCTAGCAGTATAACATTGATGTGGCTAGATGACGCAGATCTACACACGCAGACCTACTACTATGAATATTTATGTGTGATTTTTTATCTGTGAACAGAATGGAATGCATTTGTAATCTCATACAGCTTCTGTTTGTTGTTCTTGTTGCAAAATTGCAAGAGTTCAATCCGATATCGAGTTCAAGTCAAAACAAAAAGGTATGTTTACTCTTGGTTAAAAAGTAACTTGTTTTTCTCTCAAAACTGCAGTGCCCTTTGTGTATGAGCAGAGATTACAAATACTGTAATCCTATACTGACATCTAGTGTCATTTTCAGGTAACATGTACTTTACAGGCAATCACATTCAGGCTCATTCAAGTTATGGATATAATCAACAGGTCTTTAGCAAAAGCAAGGCTGGATTATTTGGACACAAAGTCAAATAGATTGTTAAAACAGATATTTTTAAGTCATATTTATTTGTAATTTATTTGCCATATTTATCCTCTTTATATAGTGTTTATTTTGTTAGGTCAGCTTGACACATCGCAATCTCAGATGGAAGTGATTTGGGCTTGAGGGTGTACTCCATCTTGCCTGGTTCTAAGAGAAAAACAAGACACAAACACATTTGTCATTTTAGTTGTGAGAATATTAAGGGCTCAACTAAACAGCTTTGGGAAGCTTTGAAAATGTGATGGCAGCGACCACAACACGTTttactgggttgtgttcatttgtCATCAAACAGAATAAAATGGACTGAAACACGGAGAGACTACCAGACGCGTGTCCAGTAAGAAACACCCATTTTCGATTTACGtagtaaaatgttttaaaacttgCATGCCATAATGAACGTGACCATGTTATTTTGGTACGAAGGGCCTCACCTTTAAAGCATTCTGGGGTATTGAGTGTGCCGTCGATGCACTGACTTGCTACTGGAATGCCACACTTCAACTCCTTGTTCAGACAGTAGAACACAACAGGCTCCCCGTGAAGGACTCTATTGGGTTTCAGATCACCAATCCAGATCTTCTTGGCGTTGTAGAAGATGCGACCTCTGTTGATGTTAACTTTACAGGGGGCTGCGGTAAAGCGAGGACAAGCAAAGCAACATGACTCTCAGTTTAGCATTGAATATAATTAAATGTAATAGATCATGGACATATACAATAGGTTGGGAGAAACACATGGTCAGCCACACAGCAGCGACCCCGGATAAGGTTTGGGAATGCAGTGCTTTGCTCAAAAGGCACAAACGACAGTACGCTCTCATTACGCAATCATTGCAGTCACCAAATATGAAATAAATGGTTGCCGATACACATCGAATCACATGCAAGTCAACAAGCTGGTTcgatatacagacacacacaagtgACATTCCCACAAGAGTAACAACAGTGCAACCTGGTCTATGACTCAATGGCTCAGGTGTGAACTTTCCCCAATGcacagcagaggaggctggtgggaggagctataggaggtcaTGCTCATATtgcaatggctggaatggaatagacAGAACctagtcaaacgtggtttccatatgtttgataccgttccatttaaaTCATTCCAGCCATGACAATGAgctcatcctcctatagctcctcccaccagcctcctctatgTACAGCTCTAGGGTCAGCTTCCCCTCCTCCAATCATAATCTTAACCATTAGcgggggaaatgcaaaactgacagAAGATCAGCGTCtaagggcaacttcaccctacacggACTCACCTCTACAAACGGGCAAAGTGGACCAGTTGCCTGTATTCTGACACTGTATTTCCTCAGAACCGTCCAGAACGTAGTGTTCCTGGCACTGGTACTTGACCTTCTCCTTGTAGCCGGCCTCCCTCATCACAGCAAAGGTGATGATGCCATGGTCTATCGTTGGTGGGATGGAGCAACTCACCTCTGCAACAGGTCAGAAAGGTAATGGGCTAGTGAAAGTGTATTAGCAATGCAATATTGTCAGGATTAATCTAAATGACAGAAATATTTTTAAGGCATAAACAGAGGAACATGGCAACAGGATTATGCAAATTGATCAATTATCCTCGCTTGGAGTGGATGAACAGTTAACAGTAACCATTTTAACCAGAATCATCGTCAGGGCCGGTTCCAGGCATCAGCGGTTCCCATGCCACTAGTGCCCCCCCcccattttattttattagtatttattttttggaatctcaacttactgttgagagttaagATAATAGAATACACAAAGTGCAAgttcgaaatttggttgtgcatcactCAATTAATCATGTCAGCTAACaaagattggtaaattagtctagccagccaTCTGTCCGAATACCAACCAGGCACGcagggcacgtgcccaggggccctgacctccaaaGGGCCcctattgattttgttagtcacgcTCACTCAGATATTATGAACATGGCATAagtaatggcaaaatgtgtacaattgcaggAAAATAGCTTTAAAAAATTATCTCCACCCCATGGATAAATGGGAGAATTGCAGGGAATTAACCATAAAACATTTGGGAGGGGCAACCAAATCTCACATAGGGCTCCAAAAAGGCTAGACCCATGTAATAATGGGCCCCCATCAATTTATCAGTGGTTCCACCAGATGTCACTCAAAAACTTCTCAACCAATGAGATTTGTTCATGATGGAACAGACAAACCATTTGGCATGTGCTGCCACTGTCTGCACCTACCCTTGCATACCGGTGGCTCAGTCACGTTTCCACTGGCCAAGCACGATCCTCTCTCGTTGCCAATGGGAGCTCTTGGCGGCAAACACTCATACGTCCAACTCTGTCCATACTGGATTTCATTGCCAGTGAACTTCTTATTGTCATAGACAATTTTGCCATGCTTCGGTGCTTGAGGCAGAGCACAACTCACAGCTGCAGGGAAGAAATATTTTAAATAATCAAGACTATATTGACATATTTAGACAAACATTAGAGAAAATCAAGGTTACGTTCTGGAGGTATAGTATACCTTTACACATTGGTGGTGGTGCACTAAGGGTACCATCGTGTAAACACACACTCTCATTGGCTCCTATCATGACGTACCTGAAGAACACACATTATTATTGGTCTGAGATGCAGCGAGTCAGCAAAATGTAGTCAGAACTAAACCGCACTGTATTTCCCCTCACCCGTCATCACATGTGTAGTTGAGTACACTCTTGAATGGCACGTCAATCAACCCTGGCTTTTGCATAGGCTTGGGGAGAGGGCACATCTTTGCTGTGTCAAAAATTGATTAGCTTCATGTGGATATAATTTATGCATTTCatgttgtacattttttttttttgggggggggggggtcctataTCCCTAGCCCCTTGCTAAAGTATGGACTGTCCATGGTACTGTATAGGTGACTTTAGGGTTCCAAAATTCTCAGAAACATTCCCAAAATACCCAGGTTTTCCAGTTGGAAGATTCCTTGAATCAGCGACTTAATAAGCAAGAAAtctggaatcctccaaccaggatttgtGGAAAACCCAGCAATCTACCTGAATTTTTGTGAACATAGGTGGATTTATGCTTTACATTGTGTAATGGATGTTTTGTGAACGGGGTGGAGCTTACGAGAACACACAAGGTCCAGTTTGGTCCACTCTCCCGAGGCAGAGCAGGTGATCCTGGCAGTCTTGCCGGTCCCAGGTGTGTATCCACGCTCGCACGCCAGGGTCACCTCTTCTCCAATCTCATACACTCGCTTTAGACCCAATGCATCTATACCGTCGGTCACAGGCGGACGACCACACACTGAGGAGAAATGTTACGGTGTATATGATATAAAAAACAC
This genomic stretch from Oncorhynchus clarkii lewisi isolate Uvic-CL-2024 chromosome 13, UVic_Ocla_1.0, whole genome shotgun sequence harbors:
- the LOC139424672 gene encoding beta-2-glycoprotein 1-like, whose translation is MAPSLSLPLICLLALYTPVTTKKECGRPPLGDGMELEGLQRVYSPGDEVVLSCKRGYTPTSGSRTISCTASGGWTKSRLTCSIKSCSLPEALGHGDMEFVDIVYQSVINYTCHEGYTLQGASTIECLYDGQWSDPPPTCTPVTCGLPPIPKYGKMVYDRKLTGETVVFGFGGTYECFPPLVLIGSERGSCSTDGNWTEPPECKLVTCSAPTGISNGYMTNTDKREYGFKETVKYGCNVDYVLDGPVEIECLKTGDWSKEPVCRASCKVGIKRGRILYNGKKFWIEDFEPNRISHADVVLVYCMNEEKKCGYAVSTQCINGKLKIPECFEEPSRISYQFNSDSLPSEIAQC
- the LOC139424671 gene encoding beta-2-glycoprotein 1-like is translated as MNPTLALLLLCQLALHTSVTSKKVCGRPPVTDGIDALGLKRVYEIGEEVTLACERGYTPGTGKTARITCSASGEWTKLDLVCSPKMCPLPKPMQKPGLIDVPFKSVLNYTCDDGYVMIGANESVCLHDGTLSAPPPMCKAVSCALPQAPKHGKIVYDNKKFTGNEIQYGQSWTYECLPPRAPIGNERGSCLASGNVTEPPVCKEVSCSIPPTIDHGIITFAVMREAGYKEKVKYQCQEHYVLDGSEEIQCQNTGNWSTLPVCRAPCKVNINRGRIFYNAKKIWIGDLKPNRVLHGEPVVFYCLNKELKCGIPVASQCIDGTLNTPECFKEPGKMEYTLKPKSLPSEIAMCQADLTK